In Phenylobacterium zucineum HLK1, one DNA window encodes the following:
- a CDS encoding helix-turn-helix domain-containing protein yields the protein MEDLEREVARVRASGVLGRSQGLSRLFDYLAEQALAGRPVREADIAADVFGRELDLTGDASVRVYVHRLRRKLEDFYAGPGQDAPHRLVIPVGEYRLDAVETAAPRAPSRPARRWAWAAAAAALLLVAANGVAWAWLARQAAPDRTLARAAAAPLWAGLGKERPVLVVVGDYYIFGDTEGGETPVRMIRAFDVNAPADLDVLLMGRPDLQGRYVDLDTYYTPIGATLALRELMPLVRRVAGAPERVRVVTGSQLTPEMLKGSDIVYVGYLSALRLLQAPVFERSRFQVGETYDELVDRRTGRVFVSGAGTAHPGRPNRDYGYLAAFQGPAGNRIVVIAGARDIGVMQAAEIAADPAAAPEQGETEFERLYLVEGVGRTNLAATPVAP from the coding sequence ATGGAGGACCTCGAGCGGGAGGTGGCGCGGGTGCGTGCGAGCGGCGTCCTGGGCCGGTCGCAGGGGCTGTCGCGGCTCTTCGATTACCTGGCCGAACAGGCGCTGGCGGGACGGCCGGTCCGGGAGGCGGACATTGCGGCGGACGTGTTCGGGCGCGAGCTGGACCTGACCGGCGACGCCTCGGTGCGGGTCTACGTCCACCGTCTGCGCCGCAAGCTCGAGGACTTCTACGCCGGACCGGGCCAGGATGCGCCGCACCGGCTGGTCATTCCGGTGGGCGAATACCGCCTGGACGCCGTCGAGACGGCCGCGCCGCGCGCGCCGTCCCGCCCCGCCCGACGCTGGGCCTGGGCCGCGGCGGCCGCCGCCCTGCTGCTCGTGGCGGCGAACGGCGTCGCCTGGGCCTGGCTCGCCCGCCAGGCCGCTCCCGACAGGACCCTCGCCCGCGCCGCCGCCGCACCCCTTTGGGCGGGTCTTGGGAAGGAACGGCCGGTGCTGGTGGTGGTCGGCGACTACTACATCTTCGGCGACACCGAGGGAGGCGAGACCCCTGTGCGGATGATCCGGGCGTTCGATGTGAACGCCCCCGCCGACCTCGACGTCCTGCTGATGGGTCGGCCAGACCTGCAGGGCCGCTACGTCGACCTCGACACCTACTACACCCCGATCGGCGCGACCCTGGCGCTGCGCGAGCTGATGCCGCTGGTCCGGCGGGTGGCGGGCGCGCCCGAGCGCGTGAGGGTGGTGACCGGCTCGCAGCTCACGCCCGAGATGCTGAAGGGCTCGGACATCGTCTACGTCGGATACCTTTCGGCCCTGCGCCTCCTGCAGGCGCCGGTGTTCGAGCGCTCCCGCTTCCAGGTGGGCGAGACCTACGACGAGCTGGTCGATCGGCGGACGGGGCGGGTCTTCGTCAGCGGCGCCGGGACCGCCCATCCGGGCCGCCCCAACCGCGACTACGGCTATCTCGCCGCCTTCCAGGGCCCGGCCGGAAACCGCATCGTGGTGATCGCCGGCGCCCGCGACATCGGGGTGATGCAGGCCGCCGAGATCGCGGCCGATCCGGCGGCGGCGCCCGAACAGGGCGAGACCGAGTTCGAGCGCCTCTACCTCGTCGAGGGCGTCGGCCGGACCAACCTCGCGGCCACGCCCGTCGCCCCCTAA
- a CDS encoding BON domain-containing protein, with product MADQDRWIEDRRRGRYGGEDRSRQGYENDGPRNFDRPGYGGRGYAEAYGEDRSFEPGRGEAYGAGYGMGGYGYEGRGYGEPDRRYGGQWGQGPGGRGDEGYGGGSYGGRSYGAPRRGEGTGRYGGYEDEAYRGQGGGGERPDSHDRTWMERAGERVASWFGGGEHETGAGHRGRGPKNYKRSDDRIREDVSDRLTDDSWLDASGIEVQVSDGEVTLAGTVERREDKRRAEDLAERVSGVRHVQNNLRIQPAGESEYGSSFMGGAPNPAGATGASVTGTTSTGGGGKPM from the coding sequence ATGGCCGACCAGGACAGGTGGATCGAGGATCGCCGGCGCGGCCGATACGGCGGCGAGGACAGATCCCGCCAGGGGTACGAGAACGATGGTCCGCGCAATTTCGACCGCCCCGGCTACGGCGGCCGGGGCTACGCCGAGGCCTACGGCGAGGACCGCTCGTTCGAGCCGGGACGGGGCGAGGCGTACGGCGCCGGTTACGGCATGGGCGGCTACGGCTACGAGGGCCGCGGCTACGGCGAACCCGACCGTCGCTACGGCGGGCAGTGGGGCCAAGGTCCCGGCGGCCGCGGCGATGAAGGCTACGGCGGCGGATCCTATGGCGGCCGCTCCTACGGGGCGCCGCGCCGCGGAGAGGGGACCGGGCGGTACGGCGGCTATGAGGACGAGGCCTATCGCGGGCAGGGCGGCGGCGGCGAGCGGCCGGACAGCCACGACCGCACCTGGATGGAGCGCGCCGGAGAGCGGGTCGCCTCCTGGTTCGGCGGCGGGGAACACGAGACGGGGGCGGGCCACCGTGGCCGAGGCCCCAAGAACTACAAGCGCTCGGACGATCGGATCCGCGAGGACGTCAGCGACCGGCTGACCGACGACTCCTGGCTCGACGCCTCCGGGATCGAGGTCCAGGTCAGCGACGGCGAGGTGACGCTCGCCGGCACGGTCGAGCGGCGCGAGGACAAGCGGCGGGCCGAGGACCTGGCCGAGCGGGTCTCGGGCGTGCGCCACGTGCAGAACAACCTGCGCATCCAGCCGGCCGGCGAAAGCGAATACGGCAGCAGCTTCATGGGCGGGGCGCCCAACCCCGCGGGGGCGACCGGCGCCTCGGTGACCGGAACCACCTCGACCGGAGGCGGCGGCAAGCCGATGTGA